The Catharus ustulatus isolate bCatUst1 chromosome 15, bCatUst1.pri.v2, whole genome shotgun sequence genome has a window encoding:
- the NMUR2 gene encoding neuromedin-U receptor 2, which translates to MAWVSNFSWLNHLVLHEERLRGYLNSTEDYLTFLCGPRRSHLFLPMALVYSVIFVVGVVGNFLVCLVILKHRNMKTPTNYYLFSLAVSDLLVLLFGMPLEVYEMWSNYPFLLGPVGCYLKTALFETVCFASILSVTTLSVERYIAILHPFRAKLDSTRRRALRTILALWLLSVLFALPNTGTHGIVLQHFPNGTLVPGSATCTVVMPLWIYNCIVQITSLLFYVLPMGVISVLYYLMGLRLKGDESLEVEEMAVNVQRPSRKSVTKMLFVLVIVFAICWAPFHIDRLFFSFVVEWTEPLANTFNLIHVVSGVFFYLSSATNPIIYNLLSQRFRMAFLSVISPCCKHCARKHPTCKISSQKSMFVIQNHNLMDSAENTSFPGTHRASVSSSQLSTGL; encoded by the exons ATGGCCTGGGTCAGTAATTTCTCCTGGTTAAACCACCTTGTTCTGCACGAGGAACGTCTCAGGGGGTACTTGAACAGCACTGAGGACTATTTAACCTTCCTGTGTGGGCCCAGACGGAGCCAcctgttcctgcccatggcttTGGTGTACTCTGTGATCTTTGTTGTCGGGGTGGTTGGGAACTTCTTGGTTTGCCTCGTCATCCTCAAGCACCGCAACATGAAGACCCCGACCAATTATTACCTGTTCAGCCTGGCGGTCTCCGacctgctggtgctgcttttcGGGATGCCCCTGGAAGTCTACGAGATGTGGAGCAACTACCCCTTCCTGCTGGGGCCCGTGGGCTGCTACCTGAAGACGGCTCTGTTCGAGACCGTGTGCTTCGCCTCCATCCTGAGCGTGACGACGCTGAGCGTGGAGCGCTACATCGCCATCCTGCACCCGTTCCGCGCCAAGCTGGACAGCACGCGCCGCCGCGCCCTCCGCACCATCCTGGCCCTCTGGCTGCTCTCCGTGCTCTTCGCCCTGCCCAACACGGGCACCCACGGCATCGTGCTGCAGCACTTCCCCAACGGCACCCTGGTGCCCGGCTCTGCCACCTGCACCGTGGTCATGCCCCTGTGGATCTACAACTGTATAGTGCAGATCACCTCTTTGCTCTTCTATGTGCTGCCCATGGGGGTGATAAGTGTGCTGTACTATCTGATGGGGCTAAGA TTGAAAGGAGATGAATCTTTGGAAGTGGAGGAAATGGCTGTGAATGTTCAGAGGCCATCCAGGAAATCAGTCACCAAGATGTTGT TTGTCCTCGTGATAGTTTTTGCCATCTGCTGGGCTCCATTCCACATAGACCGACTTTTCTTCAGCTTTGTTGTGGAATGGACTGAGCCTTTGGCCAACACCTTCAACTTAATTCATGTGGTGTCAG GTGTTTTCTTTTACCTGAGCTCTGCCACAAACCCCATCATTTACAACCTGCTGTCCCAGCGCTTCAGGATGGCTTTCCTCAGTGTGATCTCTCCTTGCTGCAAGCACTGTGCCCGTAAACATCCCACCTGCAAGATTTCATCCCAGAAGAGCATGTTTGTCATTCAGAATCACAATCTCATGGACTCTGCTGAAAACACGAGTTTCCCTGGCACTCACAGGGCATCTgtcagcagctctcagctctccaCTGGCCTGTGA